Proteins encoded in a region of the Selenomonadales bacterium genome:
- a CDS encoding transposase: MPRIGRQASSTGYYHVMVRGINKEFVFQSDSERRLLLELLCEQHAKDSFELAAWCIMSNHLHALVKAELATLSRAVKVINLRYAARYNSMHQRVGPVFGDRYRSEAIEDEAYLLGALRYIHMNPVQANLVQDPADYRWSSYKEYTADAVHISETQKAFVLGLLGGSARRFTEFHRQSDLTLYLETGEDRESYRLAVAHKVLEQFCALHGIERAEQLKGDPERFSAISRQLTQNVGLTLRKAAEMLETSHTKVYQALQED; the protein is encoded by the coding sequence ATGCCAAGAATAGGACGTCAAGCAAGCAGCACCGGTTATTATCACGTTATGGTTCGCGGAATCAACAAGGAGTTTGTCTTTCAGAGCGATAGCGAGAGACGACTTCTGTTAGAGCTACTCTGTGAACAGCACGCTAAGGATAGTTTCGAGCTGGCGGCTTGGTGCATTATGAGCAACCATCTGCACGCCCTTGTTAAGGCTGAACTTGCGACGCTATCACGCGCGGTTAAGGTGATCAACCTGCGGTATGCGGCTAGGTACAATAGCATGCATCAGCGCGTGGGTCCTGTTTTTGGCGACCGGTACCGCAGTGAGGCTATCGAGGACGAGGCCTACTTGCTAGGAGCGCTCCGTTACATACACATGAATCCCGTGCAGGCAAACTTAGTGCAAGACCCGGCAGACTATAGATGGAGTAGCTACAAGGAATATACTGCGGACGCAGTTCACATAAGCGAAACACAGAAGGCGTTTGTGTTAGGACTACTCGGTGGAAGTGCGCGTAGATTCACGGAGTTTCACCGCCAAAGTGATCTCACCCTGTACCTCGAAACCGGCGAAGACCGCGAAAGCTATCGGTTAGCTGTCGCACACAAGGTCTTAGAGCAATTCTGTGCTCTGCATGGCATAGAAAGAGCCGAGCAGCTGAAGGGCGACCCAGAACGCTTCTCGGCCATCAGTCGGCAGTTGACACAAAATGTCGGCCTTACGTTACGCAAGGCCGCGGAAATGCTTGAGACTTCTCATACCAAGGTGTATCAGGCGTTGCAGGAGGACTAG